The following proteins are co-located in the Streptococcus downei MFe28 genome:
- a CDS encoding PTS mannitol-specific transporter subunit IIBC, whose product MSNGNSLKVRVQKLGTALSNMVMPNIGAFIAWGVAASLFIDTGYLPNSGLNTNVVGPMLKYVLPLLIGYTGGYNVHKQRGGVIGAIVSFGAIAGSTVTMFIGAMIMGPLSAWILKKFDEKVQPKIKTGFEMLVNNFSLGLIGFALMVLSYFIIGPVVAQLTEWVGIGVEAIVKVHLLPLANLIIEPAKILFLNNALNHGIFTPLGTEQVQQVGKSVLFLLEANPGPGLGVLLAYAFFGKGSAKSSSWGAMIIHFFGGIHEIYFPYVMMKPAMFLAVIAGGLTGTFTFQTLNAGLTAPASPGSIIAIMGMAPKGWGPHLSVLAGVFASAIVSFLVASVILKADKSEDDSLEAAQAATQAAKAQSKGQANQPLANSKEITANNIQQIIFACDAGMGSSAMGASILRDKVKKAGLDIPVSNLAISNLTDKDHTLIVTQEELAARAGERTPSSVHVSVDNFLATPKYDEIVGLLSGQTGASPAQETAQSEVAGQESDDLDLNYIDEVIFAHGKAQGSATMGQATLESIFKNNNIGIPVAKIANEKLGDFNAKNILVVTTIANQSEAQAYAPHAQFLVVDSLVTTAEYDKMVARMHK is encoded by the coding sequence ATGTCTAATGGAAATTCCTTGAAGGTTAGAGTCCAGAAGTTAGGGACTGCCCTTTCTAATATGGTCATGCCTAACATCGGAGCCTTCATCGCTTGGGGGGTAGCAGCCTCCCTCTTCATTGATACAGGATATTTGCCAAACAGTGGTTTGAATACCAATGTTGTTGGCCCCATGCTTAAATATGTTTTGCCCCTCTTAATTGGATATACAGGTGGCTATAATGTTCATAAACAGCGTGGTGGTGTTATCGGGGCTATTGTATCCTTTGGTGCCATAGCTGGTTCAACCGTCACCATGTTTATCGGTGCCATGATTATGGGACCTTTATCCGCTTGGATTTTGAAGAAATTTGATGAGAAGGTTCAGCCAAAAATCAAAACTGGTTTTGAAATGTTGGTCAACAACTTCTCCCTGGGCTTGATTGGTTTTGCCCTCATGGTGCTGTCCTACTTCATCATTGGTCCAGTCGTTGCCCAATTGACCGAGTGGGTTGGTATTGGAGTAGAAGCTATCGTCAAGGTTCATCTCCTGCCTTTAGCTAACCTGATTATCGAACCTGCTAAGATTCTCTTCCTCAACAATGCCCTCAACCACGGTATTTTCACCCCACTTGGTACGGAACAGGTTCAACAAGTTGGTAAATCTGTCCTCTTCCTCTTGGAAGCAAACCCTGGTCCTGGTCTTGGTGTGCTTTTGGCCTATGCCTTCTTTGGTAAAGGTTCAGCCAAGTCCTCTTCATGGGGAGCTATGATTATCCACTTCTTCGGTGGTATCCATGAAATTTACTTCCCTTACGTTATGATGAAACCAGCCATGTTCTTGGCAGTTATCGCTGGTGGTTTGACGGGTACCTTCACCTTCCAAACCCTGAATGCAGGTTTGACAGCACCGGCTTCGCCAGGTTCTATCATCGCCATCATGGGGATGGCTCCTAAAGGTTGGGGTCCTCACTTATCCGTCCTAGCAGGTGTCTTTGCTTCAGCTATTGTCTCCTTCTTAGTGGCTTCCGTTATTTTGAAAGCTGATAAGTCTGAGGATGACTCTCTGGAAGCTGCCCAAGCAGCGACCCAAGCAGCTAAGGCCCAATCGAAGGGTCAAGCTAACCAACCTCTGGCAAACTCAAAAGAGATTACTGCTAATAATATCCAACAAATTATTTTCGCCTGTGATGCAGGTATGGGTAGCTCGGCCATGGGAGCTTCTATTCTACGTGATAAGGTTAAGAAAGCAGGGCTGGATATTCCAGTTAGCAATCTCGCCATTTCTAACCTGACCGACAAGGATCATACCCTGATTGTCACCCAGGAAGAATTGGCAGCTAGGGCTGGTGAAAGAACTCCAAGTAGTGTTCATGTTAGTGTGGACAACTTCTTGGCTACACCTAAGTATGATGAAATTGTTGGGCTCTTGTCTGGTCAAACTGGTGCTAGTCCAGCTCAAGAGACTGCCCAATCCGAGGTGGCTGGTCAAGAATCAGACGATTTAGATTTGAACTATATTGATGAAGTCATCTTTGCTCACGGCAAGGCTCAAGGTTCTGCAACCATGGGTCAAGCAACCTTAGAAAGTATCTTTAAAAATAATAATATCGGTATCCCGGTTGCGAAGATTGCTAACGAAAAGTTGGGTGACTTCAATGCAAAAAATATCTTAGTCGTCACAACCATTGCCAACCAGTCAGAGGCTCAGGCCTATGCTCCTCATGCCCAATTCTTAGTGGTTGACAGTCTAGTCACAACTGCAGAATATGACAAGATGGTAGCACGGATGCACAAGTGA
- the glmS gene encoding glutamine--fructose-6-phosphate transaminase (isomerizing), which translates to MCGIVGVVGNPEATDILIQGLEKLEYRGYDSAGLYVTDGQESHLIKAVGRIAELSDKVGDTKGTAGIGHTRWATHGPASEVNAHPHQSQTGRFTLVHNGVIENYLEIKNNYLANHDFKGQTDTEIAAHLIGKFVEEDGLDVLSAFKKALSIIEGSYAFALMDANDSQMIYVAKNKSPLLIGLGDGYNMVCSDAMAMIRETNQFMEIHDKELVIVKADSVEIQDYDGNVQERSSYTAELDLSDIGKGTYPFYMLKEIDEQPTVMRKLINTYADSKGHMTVDPAIVKSVQEADRIYILAAGTSYNAGYAAKSMFEQLTDTPVELGVASEWGYNMPLLSKKPMFVLLSQSGETADSRQVLVKANAMGIPSLTVTNVPGSTLSREASYTILLHAGPEIAVASTKAYTAQIAALAFLAKAVGEANGKQEALDFDLVHELSIVAQSIESTLSEKDSIAEKVEKLLPTSRNAFYIGRGTDYYVAMEASLKLKEISYIQCEGFAAGELKHGTISLIEEGVPVLALISASPKVAAHTRGNIQEVAARGASVLTIVEEDLANDSDDIIVNKVHPYLAPISMVIPTQLIAYYASLQRGLDVDKPRNLAKAVTVE; encoded by the coding sequence ATGTGTGGAATTGTCGGTGTTGTCGGAAATCCAGAAGCAACAGATATTTTAATTCAAGGGTTGGAAAAATTAGAGTACCGTGGTTATGATTCGGCTGGCCTTTATGTGACTGATGGTCAAGAGAGCCATCTGATTAAGGCCGTTGGACGGATTGCTGAGCTGAGTGATAAGGTTGGCGATACAAAGGGAACTGCCGGTATTGGCCATACCCGTTGGGCAACCCACGGGCCAGCCAGCGAAGTCAATGCTCACCCCCATCAATCACAAACAGGACGTTTTACCCTAGTGCATAACGGTGTGATTGAGAACTACCTAGAAATCAAGAATAACTACCTAGCTAATCACGATTTTAAGGGACAAACGGATACTGAAATTGCTGCCCATCTGATTGGTAAATTCGTCGAAGAAGACGGGCTTGACGTCCTATCTGCTTTCAAGAAGGCTCTATCAATTATTGAAGGTTCTTATGCCTTTGCCCTGATGGATGCTAATGACAGCCAAATGATTTATGTAGCTAAAAATAAATCCCCTCTTTTGATTGGCTTGGGTGATGGTTACAATATGGTCTGCTCTGACGCCATGGCTATGATTCGTGAAACCAATCAATTCATGGAAATCCATGATAAGGAGTTGGTCATCGTTAAGGCGGATAGTGTAGAAATTCAGGACTATGACGGAAATGTCCAAGAACGTTCTAGCTATACCGCTGAACTTGACCTTTCTGATATCGGTAAGGGTACCTATCCTTTCTATATGTTGAAAGAAATCGATGAACAACCAACCGTTATGCGAAAGCTCATCAATACCTACGCTGATAGTAAGGGTCATATGACAGTTGACCCTGCCATCGTTAAGTCAGTCCAAGAAGCTGATCGTATCTATATCTTGGCGGCTGGGACTTCTTATAATGCCGGCTACGCTGCCAAGTCCATGTTTGAACAATTGACGGATACGCCTGTTGAACTGGGGGTTGCTTCTGAATGGGGCTACAACATGCCACTCTTGAGTAAGAAGCCAATGTTTGTCCTCCTCAGCCAATCTGGTGAAACGGCTGATAGCCGCCAGGTATTGGTAAAGGCTAATGCCATGGGTATCCCAAGTCTGACCGTGACTAATGTACCCGGCTCCACCCTTTCTCGTGAAGCCAGCTATACCATACTCCTTCATGCTGGACCAGAAATTGCGGTTGCTTCAACTAAGGCCTATACTGCTCAAATTGCTGCCCTAGCCTTCCTAGCCAAGGCTGTCGGGGAAGCCAATGGCAAACAAGAAGCTCTTGACTTTGATTTGGTCCATGAACTCTCTATCGTTGCTCAATCCATTGAGTCAACCCTGTCTGAAAAGGACAGCATTGCTGAGAAGGTTGAAAAACTCTTGCCAACTAGTCGCAATGCCTTCTATATTGGCCGTGGTACAGACTATTACGTAGCTATGGAAGCCTCTCTCAAACTCAAAGAAATTTCCTATATCCAGTGTGAAGGTTTTGCTGCAGGTGAATTGAAACATGGTACCATTTCTCTGATTGAAGAGGGTGTGCCAGTCCTAGCCCTTATCTCCGCTAGTCCAAAGGTGGCTGCCCATACTCGTGGTAATATCCAAGAAGTAGCAGCTCGAGGAGCCAGTGTTTTGACCATTGTTGAAGAAGATTTGGCTAATGATTCGGATGATATTATTGTCAATAAGGTTCACCCATACTTGGCACCAATTTCTATGGTCATTCCAACTCAGTTGATTGCCTACTATGCCTCTCTGCAACGGGGCTTGGATGTCGATAAACCACGAAACCTAGCTAAAGCCGTAACTGTAGAATAA
- the lepB gene encoding signal peptidase I, whose product MVKRDLIRNIIILLVIVLAIILLRIFLFSTVEIKADSANSFLAKGDFVTVATKGEPVDNDFVVYKVDNKEYVGRVVAQPGQKVTSVDDVLYINNKVKHEPYLKKEYNHFMKKSQPGQYFTEDFTTETIGKSDKVTKVPKDSYLVLNDNRQDKNDSRKFGFISKKQVKGVISFRLWPLNKFGFVRVE is encoded by the coding sequence ATGGTTAAGCGAGATCTTATCAGAAATATCATTATTCTTTTAGTCATTGTATTGGCAATAATACTTTTGCGAATTTTCTTATTCTCAACGGTCGAAATCAAGGCGGATTCAGCTAATTCCTTTTTGGCTAAGGGAGACTTTGTGACAGTCGCAACCAAGGGGGAGCCTGTTGACAATGACTTTGTGGTTTATAAGGTTGACAATAAGGAATATGTCGGTCGGGTCGTAGCCCAACCTGGTCAGAAGGTGACTTCTGTAGATGATGTGCTCTACATTAATAATAAGGTCAAGCATGAGCCCTATTTGAAAAAAGAATATAATCACTTTATGAAGAAGTCTCAACCTGGTCAATATTTTACAGAAGATTTTACAACAGAGACCATTGGTAAGAGTGATAAGGTCACCAAGGTTCCCAAGGACTCCTATCTCGTTTTAAATGACAATCGCCAGGATAAAAATGATAGTCGCAAGTTTGGCTTCATTTCGAAAAAACAAGTAAAGGGAGTCATCTCCTTCAGACTCTGGCCCCTAAATAAATTTGGTTTTGTAAGAGTTGAGTAG
- the pyk gene encoding pyruvate kinase has protein sequence MNKRVKIVATLGPAVEIRGGKKFGDDGYWGESLDHEASAQNIANLITEGANVFRFNFSHGDHAEQGERMEVVRKAEEIASQKVGFLLDTKGPEIRTELFADDAKEYSYKTGDKLRVATKQGIQSTKEVIALNVAGGLDIFDDVEVGKQILVDDGKLGLRVVGKDASSREFEVEVENDGIIAKQKGVNIPNTKIPFPALAERDNSDIRFGLEQGLNFIAISFVRTAKDVNEVRAICEETGNGHVKLLAKIENQQGIENIDEIIEAADGIMIARGDMGIEVPFEMVPVYQKMIITKVNAAGKIVVTATNMLETMTDKPRATRSEVSDVFNAVIDGTDATMLSGESANGKYPRESVRTMATIDKNAQTLLSEYGRLDSSKFERSTKTDVVASAVKDATNSMNIKLVVTITESGNTARLISKYRPEADILAVTFNEITQKSLMLNWGVIPVVTDKPASTDDMFELAEREAVKSGLVEAGDDIVIVAGVPVGSGGTNTMRVRTVK, from the coding sequence ATGAATAAACGCGTAAAAATCGTTGCAACACTCGGTCCTGCGGTAGAAATCCGTGGTGGTAAGAAATTTGGTGATGACGGTTATTGGGGTGAAAGCCTTGACCATGAAGCATCAGCGCAAAACATTGCTAACCTAATCACTGAAGGAGCTAATGTTTTCCGTTTCAATTTCTCTCACGGTGACCATGCCGAGCAAGGTGAACGTATGGAAGTTGTCCGTAAGGCAGAAGAAATTGCTAGCCAAAAGGTTGGTTTCCTGCTTGACACTAAAGGACCTGAAATCCGTACAGAATTGTTTGCAGATGACGCTAAAGAATACTCTTACAAGACTGGTGACAAACTTCGTGTCGCAACCAAGCAAGGTATCCAATCTACAAAAGAAGTTATTGCTTTGAACGTTGCTGGTGGTCTTGACATTTTTGATGATGTTGAAGTTGGTAAGCAAATCCTTGTCGATGATGGTAAACTTGGTTTGCGTGTCGTAGGAAAAGATGCTTCAAGTCGTGAATTTGAAGTAGAAGTTGAAAACGACGGCATCATTGCTAAGCAAAAAGGTGTTAACATTCCAAACACCAAGATTCCTTTCCCTGCCTTGGCAGAACGCGATAATTCTGATATTCGCTTTGGTCTGGAACAAGGTCTTAACTTCATCGCTATCTCATTTGTTCGTACAGCTAAAGATGTTAATGAAGTTCGTGCTATCTGTGAAGAAACAGGTAATGGCCATGTTAAGCTTTTGGCTAAGATTGAAAACCAACAAGGTATTGAAAATATCGATGAAATCATTGAAGCAGCTGACGGTATCATGATTGCTCGTGGTGATATGGGTATTGAAGTTCCATTTGAAATGGTTCCAGTTTACCAAAAGATGATCATCACCAAGGTCAATGCTGCTGGTAAAATCGTTGTTACAGCAACAAACATGCTGGAAACCATGACGGACAAACCACGTGCAACTCGTTCAGAAGTATCTGACGTCTTCAACGCTGTTATTGACGGTACTGATGCAACTATGTTGTCAGGTGAATCTGCTAATGGTAAATACCCACGTGAATCTGTTCGCACCATGGCAACTATTGACAAGAATGCGCAAACCCTTCTTAGTGAATATGGTCGTTTGGACTCTTCTAAGTTTGAACGCTCAACTAAGACTGATGTTGTAGCTTCAGCTGTTAAGGATGCGACTAACTCAATGAACATCAAGCTGGTTGTTACCATTACGGAATCTGGAAATACAGCTCGTTTGATTTCTAAGTATCGTCCAGAAGCTGATATCTTGGCTGTTACTTTTAATGAAATTACACAAAAATCACTTATGCTCAACTGGGGTGTTATTCCGGTTGTAACGGATAAGCCTGCGTCTACTGATGATATGTTTGAATTGGCAGAACGTGAAGCTGTTAAATCTGGCCTTGTTGAAGCAGGTGACGACATTGTTATCGTTGCTGGTGTTCCAGTTGGTTCAGGCGGTACCAACACCATGCGTGTACGTACTGTTAAATAA
- the pfkA gene encoding 6-phosphofructokinase, with amino-acid sequence MKRIAVLTSGGDAPGMNAAIRAVVRKAIAEGMEVFGINRGYAGMVEGDIFQFDSQAVSNVINRGGTFLQSARYPEFATLEGQLKGIEQLKKYGIEGVVVIGGDGSYHGAMRLTEHGFPAVGLPGTIDNDIVGTDYTIGFDTAVATATEALDRLRDTAYSHGRTFVVEVMGRNAGDIALWSGIAAGADQIIVPEEEFDINDVVAKVKTGYENGKKRHIIVLAEGVMGAQEFAAKMKEAGDTSDLRATNLGHIVRGGAPTARDRVIASWMGAHAVELLKAGRGGLAVGIHNEELVESPILGTAEEGALFSLAEDGKIIVNNPHKARLDFADLARDLTTY; translated from the coding sequence ATGAAACGTATTGCTGTTTTAACCAGTGGTGGTGACGCCCCTGGTATGAACGCTGCCATTCGTGCGGTCGTTCGTAAAGCAATTGCCGAAGGCATGGAAGTCTTCGGAATCAACCGTGGTTATGCTGGTATGGTTGAAGGAGACATTTTCCAATTTGATAGTCAAGCTGTCTCCAATGTAATCAACCGTGGAGGTACTTTCCTTCAGTCCGCTCGCTATCCAGAATTTGCCACTCTTGAAGGCCAATTAAAGGGAATCGAGCAACTTAAAAAGTATGGTATTGAAGGAGTTGTTGTTATCGGCGGTGACGGTTCTTACCATGGTGCCATGCGCTTGACAGAACATGGTTTCCCAGCTGTTGGTCTTCCAGGTACTATCGACAACGATATCGTGGGTACAGATTACACGATTGGATTCGACACAGCAGTAGCGACAGCGACTGAAGCCTTGGATAGACTTCGGGATACTGCCTACAGTCATGGTCGGACCTTTGTTGTCGAAGTGATGGGCCGTAATGCTGGTGACATCGCTCTCTGGTCAGGTATCGCAGCTGGTGCGGATCAGATTATTGTTCCAGAGGAAGAATTCGATATCAATGACGTTGTTGCTAAAGTTAAAACAGGCTATGAAAATGGTAAGAAACGCCATATCATCGTTTTAGCTGAAGGTGTCATGGGGGCTCAAGAATTTGCGGCCAAGATGAAGGAAGCAGGAGATACTAGTGACCTTCGTGCTACTAACCTCGGCCACATTGTTCGTGGTGGCGCTCCAACAGCTCGCGACCGTGTTATTGCGTCTTGGATGGGTGCCCATGCAGTTGAATTGTTAAAAGCCGGTCGTGGTGGTTTAGCTGTTGGTATCCACAATGAAGAATTGGTTGAAAGTCCAATTCTCGGAACGGCTGAAGAGGGTGCCCTATTTAGCCTAGCAGAAGATGGCAAGATTATCGTCAACAATCCGCACAAGGCACGCTTAGACTTTGCTGATTTGGCTCGTGACTTGACGACCTACTAA